The DNA region TAGACGATAGTACCCATTTTCTATCTCACTGGTCATGTTCCTGGTGTGTATGGACAGTTTGGACTTGCCAGAGCGCTTGAGATGTAAATCAAGAACCTCAGCATCATGGAAACCGGGAACCCGCCCGAACCACTTAATCAGTTCCGGCCCGCCGTCGACAGTGCCGAAAGCCGAAGCGGTTGCATCTTCATTCATTTCTGAAACTCTTGCCACAATTCAATCCGCGGGAAGGAAAGCGCGATCACCGCCGGCCTTCCCGCGTCCAGTTTAGCCGACGATCATCTGCTTCATGCGGAGGGCTTCGTATTCCAGCTCCTTCAAGCGGAAGTTCACGACGTCGCCGACGGTGATCATGCCCGAGAGCTTGCCGTCCTTCAGAACCGGCAGGTGGCGGAAGCGGCCCTCGTTCATCACCTTGGCGACGTCAATCAGCAGGTCGTCCGGCGCGCAGGTCTTGACCTCGCGCGTCATGATCTCCTCGACCAGCTGCGGCAGTGTGTGGCCCGGCGTGTCCGCCAGGCGGCGCACGATGTCACGTTCCGACAGGATGCCTTGCAGCGTGCCGTTCTGGTCGGTGACGACCAGCGCGCCGATGCGCTTTTCCTTCAGCGCCTCCACCGCGTGGCCAACTGTGTCATTGGGGCGGATTGCAAAGATCGCGTCGCCCTTGGCATCCAGCAGACTGGCGACGGTCGATTGGCCGTGTGACAAATTCGACTCGGCCGACTGGCTGTGGCTTTCCTGCCCGGCCTTGTCGCCCCGGGTGGGAGGCTGGTATGAGAACGGTGCCATGCGCGGGGTCTCCTCCTGTATCCTGCATCAGGTCATGCCCCCATCTTAACGGCGGATTATGATCCGGGAAGGGGCGAAATGACGCGAGCGCTAACAACAGCGGAAAAACAACATGTTCGAAAGCCTCTACCTGACCCCCGTGACCGGCGCGCTGACCGTGTTCCTGGTAGTGGTCTGCGGCCATCTGTACCGGCAGAACTGGAAGAGTGAAGCGCCCAACGCGCGGCTGCGGGCCTGGCTGTACGGGCTGCCGGCGGCGATTGGCCTCTTGGCACTGGCTTTTCTGCCGCTGAAGTTCTGACATCCCCTCTGACGCCCTGTTTGACTCTGCCGCGGGGCAGGGGCATAGCTGCGCCAGTTTTGCTGCCGGAGGTTGCCGAATGCCCAGCTTGATGCCCAGAAAACTCCTGACCGCCCTGACCCTGCCCGCAGTGCTGGCCATGTCCGGCTGCTGGTTCGGCAGCGATCCGGAAGAGGTGCGGCTGACGGGCGAAACCATGGGCACCACCTACAGCGTGATTGCGATTGGCGAGGATCTGGACGCCGGGGCGCTTGGGTCCGCAGTCGAGGGCACCCTGGCGTCGGTCAATGCCAGGATGTCGAACTGGGATCCGGCCTCGGAGGTTTCCACCTTCTCAGCCGCGCGCAGCACGGCGCCGGTGCGGGTGTCTCCTGAGTTTGCCCATGTGCTGGCGGCGGCGGGCGACGTGCACGCCAAGACAGGCGGCAAGTTCGACGTGACCCTCGGCCCGCTGATCGAGCTGTGGGGCTTTGGCCCGCGCAAGCCCGAGGACCCGGTGCCGTCAGATACGGCGATTGCCAAGGCGCTGGAGGGCGTCGGCCAGGCGCGGCTGCTGGTGCTGGATGCGGACGCCGGAACGCTCAGGAAATCTGCGCCGGAAACCGGCATCAACCTGTCGGCCATTGCCAAAGGCTATGGCGTGGATGCGGTGGCGGAAGCGCTGCAGGGGTTTGGCGTCGAGCATTACATGGTCGAGATCGGCGGTGATCTGGTGACCAAGGGCGAAAACGCCAAGGGCGAGGCCTGGCGCATCGGCATCGAGAAACCGGATGCTGCAGCGCAGACCGTGCAGCTGATCGTGCCGGTCAGCAACTATGGCCTGGCGACCTCAGGCGACTACCGCAATTACTTCGAGCATGAGGGCACCCGCTATTCCCACATCCTTGATCCAGTGGCCGGGCGGCCGGTGACCCATGCGACCACCTCTGTCACGGTGATCGCAGAAAACGCCATGCTGGCGGATGCCTGGGCCACTGCAATGCTGGTTCTGGGCCGCGAAAACGGGCTGAAGCTTGCTGAGGAGCATAAACTTGCCGTGTTTTTCATTGATCGGGACGTGCAAGCCGGGCCGGATGCCTATATGACAGCGGCAAGCAGCGCGTTCGAGGCGCTGACCGCAAACTAACGCCGCGCACCAAGCATCCTGCGAGGGACACCACATGAGCACCTTTCTTCTGGCCTTCATCCTGCTGCTGATCGTCACCCTGGGCATGTCACTGGGGGTGATCCTGATGGGCAAGAAGATCAAGGGCAGCTGCGGCGGCCTGAATGCGATCTCGGGTGCCGACAAATGCGTGGTCTGCTCCAAGGATGTCGACCCCGACAGCCCGCTGCGGGACAAGCTGCAGTGCAAGCGCGCGCGCAAGATGGTCGAGCAGATGGAACGCGAGGCGCAGCAGGCCTGAGCCGGCTGCGGCGTCCAGTTTCAGCCTATTCTGAAGGTTTCACCGCCACGACAGCGCTGCCCGGATCCTGGTGCGGCGCCCATCCCTTGCCCAGCGAAATCTGCAGGCTGGCCCAGGCCAGCGCCAGATCGCGCCGTGCGGCGATCAGGGCCAGTTCGTTGTCTCGCAGCGCTTCTTCGGTGTTCAGCAGGTCGAACAGGGTGATTTCGCTGGCCCTGAAGGTTTCACGCGCAAGATCGGCAACCTTGGTTCCCAGATTGACGGCGCGGGCCTGGGCGGCGGTGCGTTCGCGGGCGGCGCGCAGGCTGCTTTGCTGCGACTGGACCTCTTCCACCGCGGCCCTGACCGCGGCGCGGTAGTCGTATTCGGTCGCCTTGGCCTCGGCGATGGCGCTTTTGTGGAAGGCGCGCAGCACCGGGCGGTTGAACAGCGGCAGGTTCAGCACCGGGCCGATCTGGTAGAGAGCGCCGGTGCCGCGGGTGGCGCGCACCGAGCCGGAGATCTCCAGCGAGGGATAAAGCTCCGCTTCGGTGACACCGATATCGGCGGCGGCGCTGCGCAGCTGGGCTTCGGCCAGCAGCACATCGGGGCGGTTGCGCAGCAGGGTTGCAGGCACGCCCAGTTCCGGCTGGCTGGCGGGGTATGGCTGGCCATAGCTGCCCTGCATCATCGCAAAGATCTCTGCCGCGTCGCGGTCGAGCAGGGTTGCCAGGGCAAAGACAGAGGATTCGTAGCTGGCAATGAAGCCGGGCAGGTCCGCCTTGGCGCTGGCAACCTGAAGCTTGGTGCGCTCCACATCCAGCGCCAGCAGGGCGCGGGCCGCCTGCAGTTCTTCCACTGTTGCCAGGATCTGCTGGCGCAGCTGGATCGTCTGGCGGGTCACGGCGGCGCCGCGCTGGAAGAACCGCGCCTCAATGTAGGTGCGGGTGATGGCTTCGATCAGCGCCAGCCGGGTGGTGGCCATCCGGTAGAACTCCGCGTCGCGGTCTGCCACCGCCCTTTCGGAGCGGCGCTGGAATTCGCCGAAGAGGTCAAAGACATAGGTTGCGCCGACCTCTGCCGTGTCGGTGCTGGTGGTGCCGTTCTGGGATTCGCGGCGCGCAAAGACGGAGCTGCCGTCCAGATCGCCGTTGACTTGCTGCGGCCGGCCGGTGCCGCGGCGCAAGGCCTCTGCCGAGATCAGGCGTTCCTTGGCGGCCTTGAGCCCCAGGTTCTGCTGCAGTCCCGCGGTGATCAGCCGGTTCAGGGTGGCATCGTTCAGACCCCGCCACCATGTTTCCGAGGCGCCCTTGGCGGTGGCATAGCTGCGCGACTGGTAATAGCTGGCCGGCACCGCGAAATCCGGGCGGTGGTAATCAATGCCGACAACAGTGCAGCCGCACAGAAAAGTGCCTGCTAGCAGCACGGAACGGGCTGTCCAACGGGGTTTGCTCATGGTTTGCCTCAGGGCGCCCTTTTTCGCGGGCTTTCAGGCAGGATAGCCATGGCGGGCGTGGTCCGCGAAGCGGTTCCGGCGCTGAGCAGCGTCTTTCCCGGTTACTGATGCGCCTATCCCACAGCTGTGCTTTGTCGGAAAATGACCTGCCGGCTGGCGGTTTTGGCCTTTCCTGCACTGAAAAAGGCGGGCAGGCTGCCGGACCAGACCCGCCCTTCCCAACCAGTGGCAGCGGCAGGTGCTTCAAAATGCGCTGCGCCCTTGCCCCAACCTCAGCCGCCCCGGCGGTGCAACAGTGAGACCAGCCTGATGGACCTGCAAAAATTCTATATCGGCGGCGCCTGGGTGACGCCGCATTCGGCCCGCGAGTTTCCGGTGCTGAACCCGGCCACGGAGGCGCAGATCGGGACCATCATCCTCGGCGACGAGACGGATGTGAACGCCGCGGTGGCGGCGGCCAAGGCGGCGTTTGAGAGTTTTTCGCAAACGTCGCGCGATGAGCGGATTGCGCTGCTGGAGCGGTTGCTGGAAATCAGCAGGGAGCGGCGCGAGGAGCTGGCGCAGGCGTTGTCTGCCGAGATGGGAGCGCCGGTTTCGATGGCGCGGGACGCCCAGGCCGATTCGGGGATCGGGCATCTGGAGGGTATTCTGGCGGCGCTGAAGACCCAGGAACTGCGCGAGACACTGCCCAATGGCGATATCCTGGTGCGCGAGCCGATCGGCGTCTGCGGCCTCATCACACCCTGGAACTGGCCGGTGAACCAGATCGCGCTCAAGGTGCTGCCGGCGCTGGCGACAGGCTGCACCTGCGTGCTGAAACCGTCGGAGCACACGCCAATGTCTGCCGCGGTTTATGCACAGATGATCCATGATGCGGGATATCCTGCGGGGGTGTTCAACCTGATCCATGGCGACGGGCCAACGGTGGGGGCGGGTCTGTCGCGCCATCCTGACGTAGATATGATGTCCTTCACCGGTTCGACCCGGGCCGGCATCGCGGTGTCCAAGGATGCAGCCGACACGGTGAAGCGGGTGACGCTGGAACTGGGCGGCAAGTCTCCGAACCTGGTGTTTGCGGATGCGGATCTTGAGGAGAAGGTCACCGCATCGGTGCTCGAGTGCATGTATAACACCGGCCAGAGCTGCGACGCGCCGACCCGGATGCTGGTGGAGAAAAGCTGCTACGATCAGGTGCTGGAGATTGCCCGGGCTGCCGCCGAGGGGCAGGCTATAGGCGATCCGAGCCAGGAGGGCGATCACATCGGCCCGATGTTCGACCGCATCCAGTACGACCGGGTGCAGGAGATGATCCAGAAGGGCATCGGTGAAGGGGCGACCCTGCTGGCAGGCGGTCTGGGCCGGCCCGAGGGGCTGGACAAGGGTTGGTATGTGCGCCCCACCGTCTTTGCCGATGTGACCAACGATATGGCGATTGCGCAGCAGGAAATCTTTGGCCCGGTGCTGGTGATCATCCCGTTCGAGGATGAGGAGGACGCTATCCGTATCGCCAATGACACGCCTTATGGGCTGGCGGCCTATCTCCAGACCGGCAATCCGGAGCGGGCCGAGCGGGTTGCCGCCCGGCTGCGGGCGGGGGCGGTGCATATCAACGGCGGCGGCTTCAACTACGGCTCACCCTTTGGCGGTTACAAGCAGTCCGGCAACGGCCGCGAAGGCGGCATGCTGGGGCTGGAGGATTATCAGGAAGTCAAAACCCTGCATTTTGGCTGAGTTCCCCTTCCTCCTGGCAGGGTGATGCCGGGAGGGATGCCGCTTGCGGCCTGCCGGATGCCGTTATCTGGCTTTTATCATGTCGCAATCCGCCAAGCGTGCCGTCTGGCGGCGGCTCAGGATGGAGACATGACAAAGAGCTTCATTCCAAAACGCATGGACCGCCGCGCAACCGGGTGCAACCTGGCCGCTGCCTGAGTTCCGTTGCCCTTCGCGGGTTTTGACGGTTTCTCAACGGCGGACATTGGAATGACACATGACAGCATCACAGGCGCTGCGCCTTGCCATTGATATTGGCGGCACATTCACCGACACCGTTCTGGTGGCGGGCGAAGACAGAATTCTGGCCTCGACCAAGACCCTGACCACGCATCGGAACCCGGGCATTGGCGCGATGGAGGGCGCCGCGCGGGTGATGGGTCAGGCAGGGCGGTCTTTGGCGGAGGTGACGGGGTTTATCCATGGCACCACTCTGGCAACCAATGCGCTGATTGAGCGGCGCGGGGCGCGGGTGGCGACGGTCACCACCGAGGGGTTCCGGGATATTCTCGAGATCGCTTATGAGCGGCGCTATTCGCAGTATGACATCAACCTGGAGAAACCCGATCTGCTGGTGCCGCGGGAGCGGTCGCTGACCATCCGCGAACGGATGTCGGCGGATGGTTCAGTGCTGATTCCGATGGAGGACAGCGCAGTTGAGGCGCTGATTGCGGAGCTGGATGCCAGCGGGGCGGAGGCGGTGGCGGTCTGC from Leisingera sp. S132 includes:
- a CDS encoding aldehyde dehydrogenase family protein, with the protein product MDLQKFYIGGAWVTPHSAREFPVLNPATEAQIGTIILGDETDVNAAVAAAKAAFESFSQTSRDERIALLERLLEISRERREELAQALSAEMGAPVSMARDAQADSGIGHLEGILAALKTQELRETLPNGDILVREPIGVCGLITPWNWPVNQIALKVLPALATGCTCVLKPSEHTPMSAAVYAQMIHDAGYPAGVFNLIHGDGPTVGAGLSRHPDVDMMSFTGSTRAGIAVSKDAADTVKRVTLELGGKSPNLVFADADLEEKVTASVLECMYNTGQSCDAPTRMLVEKSCYDQVLEIARAAAEGQAIGDPSQEGDHIGPMFDRIQYDRVQEMIQKGIGEGATLLAGGLGRPEGLDKGWYVRPTVFADVTNDMAIAQQEIFGPVLVIIPFEDEEDAIRIANDTPYGLAAYLQTGNPERAERVAARLRAGAVHINGGGFNYGSPFGGYKQSGNGREGGMLGLEDYQEVKTLHFG
- a CDS encoding CBS domain-containing protein, with product MAPFSYQPPTRGDKAGQESHSQSAESNLSHGQSTVASLLDAKGDAIFAIRPNDTVGHAVEALKEKRIGALVVTDQNGTLQGILSERDIVRRLADTPGHTLPQLVEEIMTREVKTCAPDDLLIDVAKVMNEGRFRHLPVLKDGKLSGMITVGDVVNFRLKELEYEALRMKQMIVG
- a CDS encoding FAD:protein FMN transferase, with translation MPRKLLTALTLPAVLAMSGCWFGSDPEEVRLTGETMGTTYSVIAIGEDLDAGALGSAVEGTLASVNARMSNWDPASEVSTFSAARSTAPVRVSPEFAHVLAAAGDVHAKTGGKFDVTLGPLIELWGFGPRKPEDPVPSDTAIAKALEGVGQARLLVLDADAGTLRKSAPETGINLSAIAKGYGVDAVAEALQGFGVEHYMVEIGGDLVTKGENAKGEAWRIGIEKPDAAAQTVQLIVPVSNYGLATSGDYRNYFEHEGTRYSHILDPVAGRPVTHATTSVTVIAENAMLADAWATAMLVLGRENGLKLAEEHKLAVFFIDRDVQAGPDAYMTAASSAFEALTAN
- a CDS encoding efflux transporter outer membrane subunit, which codes for MSKPRWTARSVLLAGTFLCGCTVVGIDYHRPDFAVPASYYQSRSYATAKGASETWWRGLNDATLNRLITAGLQQNLGLKAAKERLISAEALRRGTGRPQQVNGDLDGSSVFARRESQNGTTSTDTAEVGATYVFDLFGEFQRRSERAVADRDAEFYRMATTRLALIEAITRTYIEARFFQRGAAVTRQTIQLRQQILATVEELQAARALLALDVERTKLQVASAKADLPGFIASYESSVFALATLLDRDAAEIFAMMQGSYGQPYPASQPELGVPATLLRNRPDVLLAEAQLRSAAADIGVTEAELYPSLEISGSVRATRGTGALYQIGPVLNLPLFNRPVLRAFHKSAIAEAKATEYDYRAAVRAAVEEVQSQQSSLRAARERTAAQARAVNLGTKVADLARETFRASEITLFDLLNTEEALRDNELALIAARRDLALAWASLQISLGKGWAPHQDPGSAVVAVKPSE
- the nqrM gene encoding (Na+)-NQR maturation NqrM — its product is MSTFLLAFILLLIVTLGMSLGVILMGKKIKGSCGGLNAISGADKCVVCSKDVDPDSPLRDKLQCKRARKMVEQMEREAQQA